In Cyanobacteriota bacterium, the genomic stretch AGTGCAACATTTCCTTTAACCACAAACAGGGCACGCTACGGGGAATGCACTATCAAGTGGCCCCTGCCACTGAAACTAAACTGATACGATGCACCAGAGGGGCAGTCTACGATGTCATAATCGACTTGCGGCCTGACTCTCCGACCTACCTTCAGCATATTGGCGTAGAGCTAACTTCAGAGAATGGACGCGCGTTATATGTGCCTGAGATGTTTGCCCATGGCTATCAAACCCTGACGGATGATGCTGAAGTCATGTATGCAGTCAGTGAATTTTATACCCCTAGTTGTGAACGGGG encodes the following:
- a CDS encoding dTDP-4-dehydrorhamnose 3,5-epimerase family protein — translated: MLFEETKLHGAFIIDLDKKSDARGYFARGFCAKEFEEHGLKSTIAQCNISFNHKQGTLRGMHYQVAPATETKLIRCTRGAVYDVIIDLRPDSPTYLQHIGVELTSENGRALYVPEMFAHGYQTLTDDAEVMYAVSEFYTPSCERG